In Fluviicola taffensis DSM 16823, the following are encoded in one genomic region:
- a CDS encoding valine--tRNA ligase, with product MEIPKTYEPRSAEERWYSHWMAKGYFHSEPDDREPFTVVIPPPNVTGVLHMGHMLNNTIQDVLVRKARMEGKNACWVPGTDHASIATEAKVVQKLREEGIKKSDLSRDEFLNHAFAWKEKYGGVILQQLKKLGASCDWERTAFTMDPEYSDSVVNIFIDLFQKGKIYRGVRMINWDPEASTALSDEEVIHKEVNSKLFHVRYKIAGTEDQWLTIATTRPETILGDSAICIHPDDPRYKHLHGKHAIVPIANRTVPIICDEYVEMEFGTGCLKVTPAHDVNDYELGKKYDLETIDIFHDNGIVNENGLHYAGMNRFDVRKEIAKELDDKGYLVKVEDHINKIGYSERTNCVIEPRLSLQWFVSMKELAQPALENVMNGNISFHPDKFKNTYRHWMENVKDWCISRQLWWGHRIPAFFYGNGPEDFVVARTMEEAIELAKAKSGNNALSAADLKQDEDVLDTWFSSWLWPISVFNGLTRPGNEEIKYYYPTNDLVTAPEIMFFWVARMIIAGYEYMGELPFKNVYYTGIVRDKLGRKMSKSLGNSPDPIELIEKYGADGVRLGMLLSSPAGNDLPFDSSQCEQGRNFTNKIWNAARLVKGWEVKPIEQPKASIKAIEWFSARFNQELENINELMNKFKISEALMAIYKLVWDDFCAWYLEMIKPGYEQPIDQATLDQTIVFFEKLLCLVQPFTPFVAEELWHLLRERQEGEDIIIAKWPIVEAFDPSVLKQFTLAEEVVTNIRNIRKKNNIANKVRIELFVKKNSEIDPSFDSVILKMGNLSLMEYTTENVANANSFMVQSNEYFIPFGDTIDVSAEKEKMEEELNYTKGFLKSVQGKLSNEKFVNGAPEQVLASERKKEADALQKIAILEEKLAGLN from the coding sequence ATGGAAATTCCAAAAACGTACGAACCCCGTTCAGCAGAAGAACGATGGTATAGCCATTGGATGGCTAAGGGTTACTTTCATTCAGAACCAGATGATCGTGAGCCGTTTACCGTCGTCATTCCTCCGCCAAATGTTACGGGTGTCTTGCACATGGGACACATGTTGAACAATACCATTCAAGACGTACTAGTTCGCAAAGCGCGTATGGAAGGTAAAAATGCGTGTTGGGTTCCTGGAACCGATCATGCATCGATTGCTACTGAAGCGAAAGTCGTTCAGAAATTGCGTGAAGAAGGAATCAAAAAATCGGATCTTTCTCGCGATGAATTTTTGAACCATGCATTTGCTTGGAAAGAAAAATACGGTGGTGTAATCTTGCAACAATTGAAGAAGTTAGGTGCTTCTTGTGATTGGGAAAGGACAGCGTTTACAATGGATCCAGAGTATTCTGATTCGGTAGTAAATATATTCATTGATTTATTCCAAAAAGGGAAGATTTACCGAGGGGTTCGAATGATCAACTGGGATCCTGAAGCGAGCACTGCTCTGTCAGATGAGGAAGTGATTCACAAAGAAGTAAATTCCAAACTGTTTCACGTTCGCTATAAAATTGCAGGAACGGAAGATCAATGGCTAACTATTGCAACAACGCGTCCGGAAACGATTTTGGGTGACTCGGCAATTTGTATTCATCCAGATGATCCGCGTTACAAGCATTTGCATGGAAAACATGCTATTGTGCCTATTGCAAACCGCACAGTTCCTATTATTTGTGATGAATACGTAGAAATGGAATTTGGAACAGGATGTTTGAAAGTAACTCCAGCTCATGATGTGAATGACTACGAATTGGGAAAGAAATACGACTTAGAAACGATTGATATTTTCCACGATAACGGAATTGTAAACGAAAATGGTTTGCATTATGCAGGAATGAATCGTTTTGATGTTCGTAAAGAAATCGCGAAAGAATTAGATGATAAAGGATATTTGGTAAAAGTAGAAGATCATATCAATAAGATTGGTTATTCTGAAAGAACGAATTGCGTCATCGAGCCGCGTTTGTCTTTGCAATGGTTCGTGTCGATGAAAGAATTGGCTCAACCAGCTTTGGAAAACGTAATGAATGGAAATATTTCATTCCATCCTGATAAGTTCAAGAATACGTATCGTCATTGGATGGAGAACGTAAAGGATTGGTGTATTTCTCGTCAACTTTGGTGGGGACATCGCATTCCAGCGTTTTTCTATGGAAATGGTCCAGAAGATTTCGTTGTTGCAAGAACGATGGAAGAAGCTATTGAATTGGCAAAAGCTAAATCGGGAAATAATGCACTTTCGGCAGCAGATTTAAAGCAAGACGAAGATGTTTTAGATACATGGTTCTCTTCTTGGTTATGGCCAATTTCTGTTTTCAACGGATTGACTCGTCCTGGAAATGAAGAGATAAAATATTACTATCCGACGAATGATTTAGTAACGGCTCCTGAGATTATGTTCTTCTGGGTTGCTCGAATGATTATTGCTGGGTACGAGTATATGGGCGAATTACCGTTCAAAAATGTCTATTACACTGGAATTGTTCGCGATAAATTGGGCCGTAAGATGTCAAAATCTTTGGGGAATTCTCCAGATCCGATTGAGTTGATTGAAAAATACGGGGCAGATGGAGTTCGTTTGGGGATGCTATTGTCTTCACCAGCAGGAAACGATTTACCTTTCGATTCAAGTCAGTGCGAACAAGGACGAAACTTTACCAATAAGATTTGGAATGCTGCTCGTTTGGTAAAAGGATGGGAAGTAAAACCAATTGAACAACCAAAAGCTTCTATCAAAGCAATCGAATGGTTTAGCGCACGATTCAATCAGGAATTGGAAAACATCAATGAGTTGATGAATAAATTCAAGATTTCTGAGGCATTGATGGCAATTTATAAATTGGTTTGGGATGATTTCTGTGCTTGGTATTTAGAAATGATAAAACCAGGTTATGAGCAGCCAATTGATCAAGCGACATTGGATCAAACGATCGTTTTCTTTGAGAAATTATTGTGTTTGGTTCAACCGTTTACTCCATTCGTTGCCGAAGAATTGTGGCATTTATTGAGAGAACGCCAAGAAGGTGAAGATATCATCATTGCGAAATGGCCAATAGTTGAAGCGTTCGATCCTTCTGTATTGAAGCAATTCACGCTTGCAGAAGAAGTGGTTACAAACATTCGTAACATTCGCAAGAAAAACAATATTGCAAACAAAGTTCGTATTGAATTATTCGTGAAAAAGAATAGTGAAATTGATCCTTCTTTCGATTCTGTGATTTTAAAAATGGGAAATCTTTCCTTGATGGAATACACAACAGAAAATGTTGCCAATGCAAATTCATTCATGGTACAATCCAACGAATATTTCATTCCTTTTGGAGATACCATTGATGTGTCTGCAGAAAAAGAAAAGATGGAAGAAGAATTGAACTATACGAAAGGATTCTTAAAAAGTGTTCAAGGTAAACTGAGTAACGAAAAATTCGTTAATGGAGCGCCAGAGCAGGTTTTGGCTAGCGAACGAAAGAAAGAAGCGGATGCTTTGCAAAAAATCGCCATTTTGGAAGAAAAATTGGCTGGGTTGAATTGA
- a CDS encoding porin family protein — MNRNFVLTVLLVLLTSTIFAQPEKNKNYKNFDRRWIHFGFMLGANMANFKAIPVNDAYASYNLKSLETKRQPGGQVGIVGTLKLGHPTIRLRFVPTLSFQERAVRYYFTNPDPSKTTDLFVEERVNSTNLDFPLMLQFRTLRINNFAAYVLVGGQYSYDLQSQEDANQSLIDPFVKIRAHDFQGQVGGGLEWFAQFFKFGFEVKFSQSFSSSFIQDKTPVSLPIDRLYNKVLWFSLIFEG; from the coding sequence ATGAATAGAAATTTTGTTTTAACAGTCTTACTGGTCTTACTTACGAGTACGATTTTTGCGCAGCCTGAAAAAAATAAAAATTACAAAAATTTTGATCGACGCTGGATTCATTTCGGGTTCATGCTTGGTGCGAACATGGCTAATTTTAAGGCAATTCCAGTCAATGATGCCTATGCAAGTTACAACTTGAAATCCTTGGAAACAAAACGACAGCCAGGAGGACAAGTCGGGATTGTTGGAACTCTTAAGCTAGGTCACCCAACTATCCGTTTACGATTCGTTCCAACTTTATCCTTTCAGGAACGTGCTGTTCGATATTATTTTACCAATCCAGATCCTTCAAAAACGACGGATTTATTCGTAGAAGAACGCGTCAATTCTACCAACTTGGATTTTCCATTGATGCTGCAATTTCGAACATTACGAATCAATAATTTTGCGGCTTATGTGTTGGTTGGAGGACAATATTCTTACGATTTGCAGTCTCAAGAAGATGCCAATCAAAGTTTAATTGATCCCTTTGTGAAAATTCGAGCACATGATTTTCAGGGCCAGGTTGGAGGTGGACTGGAATGGTTTGCACAGTTTTTTAAATTTGGTTTCGAGGTAAAATTTTCGCAAAGCTTTTCTAGCTCATTTATACAAGACAAAACGCCGGTTTCTTTACCAATAGATCGATTGTATAATAAAGTGCTTTGGTTTTCGCTTATCTTTGAAGGCTAA
- the ubiE gene encoding bifunctional demethylmenaquinone methyltransferase/2-methoxy-6-polyprenyl-1,4-benzoquinol methylase UbiE gives MEERKVVKPYGTDDKSKKEEVAEMFNKISKRYDFLNHFLSVGIDRIWRRKAVNMLKEIQPKRILDLATGTGDFAIQLLKLNPTEIVGMDISEGMLEVGRVKMKKRGFEKIISMQLGDSENLPFEDNYFDALTVGFGVRNYENLEKGLSEMLRVVRSGGKLIILEFSKPKKFPVKQYYSFHSKYIIPFFGKRISKDDKAYAYLPESVAAFPEGKDFTDILEKVGYTKVASRLVSGGIATIYSGVK, from the coding sequence ATGGAAGAAAGAAAAGTTGTAAAGCCATACGGTACTGATGATAAATCAAAGAAAGAAGAGGTTGCTGAGATGTTCAATAAAATATCGAAGCGCTACGACTTTCTCAATCACTTTTTATCCGTTGGCATTGATCGCATTTGGAGAAGAAAAGCTGTAAATATGCTAAAAGAAATCCAACCAAAGCGGATTTTAGATTTGGCAACTGGAACAGGAGATTTTGCGATTCAATTACTCAAACTAAACCCAACTGAAATTGTAGGAATGGATATTTCTGAAGGGATGTTGGAAGTTGGTCGCGTAAAAATGAAGAAACGTGGTTTTGAGAAAATCATTTCCATGCAATTGGGAGATTCAGAAAATCTTCCATTTGAGGATAATTACTTTGATGCATTGACGGTAGGTTTTGGAGTTCGTAACTACGAAAACCTAGAAAAGGGGCTTTCTGAAATGTTACGTGTTGTGCGTTCAGGAGGGAAATTAATTATTTTGGAATTCTCCAAACCTAAGAAATTCCCAGTAAAACAATATTATTCATTCCATTCGAAATACATCATTCCATTCTTTGGAAAACGCATTTCGAAAGATGACAAGGCGTATGCTTATTTACCTGAATCGGTAGCAGCATTTCCAGAAGGGAAAGATTTTACGGATATTCTTGAGAAGGTGGGATATACCAAAGTTGCTTCCAGATTGGTTTCCGGAGGAATAGCAACGATTTATTCTGGAGTGAAGTAA
- a CDS encoding bifunctional heptose 7-phosphate kinase/heptose 1-phosphate adenyltransferase, protein MTIHEILAAFKTKRILVIGDVMIDAYMLGKVHRVSPEAPVPIVSLESQEQRLGGAANVALNLQSLGATPVLCAVVGSDKEGIQLKKLLEEQNMLSTGIVSSENRITTVKTRVIGNNQQLLRIDAEDTHALNEQEEQLFVASVKKTLENEKIDAIIFEDYNKGLLTPKVIEGIIALAKGYQIPTTVDPKKENFLAYKGVTLFKPNLKELKEGVGIDCSFQKRESFNQAIDLLETNLGNEITFVTLSEYGVYIKDRNKTYHTPAHIRNIADVSGAGDTVISVATLCLATELSIESIAELSNLAGGLVCEKSGVVSIEPDQLIQECEGKQFN, encoded by the coding sequence ATGACGATACACGAAATACTTGCGGCATTTAAGACCAAGCGCATTTTGGTGATTGGTGATGTAATGATTGATGCCTATATGTTGGGGAAAGTTCACAGAGTGAGCCCTGAAGCACCTGTTCCAATTGTTAGCTTGGAAAGTCAAGAACAACGATTGGGAGGGGCCGCAAATGTTGCGTTGAATCTTCAATCTTTAGGGGCAACGCCTGTTTTGTGTGCTGTTGTAGGTTCAGACAAAGAAGGAATACAACTTAAAAAATTGTTGGAAGAACAAAATATGCTTTCAACAGGTATTGTTTCGAGTGAAAATCGAATTACTACGGTTAAAACCCGAGTTATTGGGAATAACCAACAATTATTGCGCATTGATGCAGAAGATACACATGCTTTGAATGAACAAGAAGAACAATTGTTTGTTGCATCTGTAAAGAAGACATTGGAAAATGAGAAAATAGATGCCATTATTTTCGAGGATTACAACAAAGGACTTTTAACTCCAAAAGTGATCGAAGGAATTATTGCTTTAGCGAAGGGGTATCAAATTCCAACAACAGTTGATCCTAAAAAAGAAAATTTTTTGGCCTACAAAGGAGTGACACTCTTCAAGCCCAACTTAAAAGAGTTGAAAGAAGGTGTTGGGATTGATTGTAGCTTTCAAAAGAGAGAATCTTTTAATCAAGCGATTGATTTATTGGAAACAAACCTCGGAAATGAGATCACTTTCGTAACACTTTCTGAGTATGGAGTTTATATAAAAGATCGAAATAAAACATATCATACGCCAGCTCATATTCGCAATATTGCGGATGTTAGTGGTGCTGGAGATACGGTGATTTCAGTTGCAACTTTGTGCTTGGCAACTGAACTTTCCATCGAAAGTATTGCTGAGCTTTCAAATTTGGCAGGTGGATTGGTTTGTGAAAAAAGTGGAGTGGTAAGTATCGAACCAGATCAGTTGATACAAGAATGTGAAGGAAAACAGTTCAATTAA
- a CDS encoding transposase — protein sequence MNQQAYYHVTTCLHDSRTSQRMIDYNARQRRFHGTLPYPEVYYMNMDEEVLVAKEVLSLSKGLDVELVALNVCRDHMHLLVYCDYDEVPKIMHRIKGRTARVCNAHRASKGINPLDSTRGRYEPRPLKDGSIPFWTQKYYCKVIRSTDQLLNTFAYIRNNRLKHQLSFNYELEALMKNLPLKIL from the coding sequence ATGAATCAACAAGCTTATTATCATGTGACAACTTGTCTTCACGACAGTAGAACTTCTCAAAGAATGATTGACTACAATGCGCGCCAAAGACGTTTTCACGGAACACTTCCATATCCTGAAGTTTACTACATGAACATGGATGAAGAAGTTTTGGTTGCCAAAGAGGTTTTATCACTTTCGAAAGGATTGGATGTTGAGTTAGTAGCTCTCAATGTTTGTAGAGATCACATGCATTTATTGGTTTATTGTGATTATGATGAGGTTCCGAAAATCATGCATCGCATAAAAGGTCGAACTGCTCGTGTGTGCAACGCGCATCGCGCGTCCAAGGGGATTAATCCTCTTGACAGCACACGTGGTAGATATGAGCCCCGACCCTTGAAAGATGGATCGATTCCTTTTTGGACACAGAAGTACTATTGCAAAGTAATTCGGAGCACAGATCAATTGCTCAACACCTTTGCGTATATTCGAAATAATCGGTTGAAACACCAATTATCATTTAATTATGAACTAGAAGCATTGATGAAAAATCTTCCGCTTAAAATTTTGTAA
- a CDS encoding NAD(P)/FAD-dependent oxidoreductase has translation MQIQFQFSPEEAKDDSFIRKAISKELKLPSDHPFSYKWHKRSFDARKRDIKVNASFEVFLDGVIPDFEPEFNPQKVTDDSKVVYIIGAGPAGLYAGLRALELGLKPIIFERGKDVRSRRRDLAQLNKEHLVNSESNYCFGEGGAGTYSDGKLYTRSKKRGDVMKALKWFVHFGAHEDIIVDAHPHIGTNKLPQIIVSMRDCIIDFGGEVHFESKLTDLEIADGAICSITINEKHKFEAKAVIFATGHSARDIFYLFQSKRIAIQAKAFALGVRVEHSQDLIDEIQYHGRHNDEFLPPASYALVTQVADKGVYSFCMCPGGIIAPCATENGEVVTNGWSPSKRNNPTSNSGIVVSVEPTELPNYTSDNPLVSLEFQQEVERNCWKAAGSTQAVPAQRLKDFVEGKKSKDFPRTSYQPGIISVDLNTVLPDFIASRLRKAFVDFDRKMRGFLTNDAVLHAPESRTSSPVSVPRDNETCMSVNTKGVFPCGEGAGYAGGIISAAIDGMKCVEAVKVYYDK, from the coding sequence ATGCAAATCCAATTTCAATTTTCGCCCGAAGAAGCTAAAGATGATTCTTTCATTCGCAAAGCAATTAGTAAAGAACTAAAGCTTCCAAGTGACCATCCCTTTAGCTATAAATGGCACAAACGTTCTTTTGATGCGCGTAAAAGAGATATTAAAGTTAATGCTAGTTTTGAAGTATTCTTAGATGGGGTAATTCCTGATTTCGAACCTGAATTCAACCCGCAAAAAGTAACTGACGATTCAAAAGTTGTTTACATCATTGGTGCTGGTCCTGCAGGACTTTACGCCGGCTTACGAGCCTTAGAATTGGGTTTGAAACCAATCATTTTTGAACGTGGAAAAGATGTTCGGTCTCGAAGACGCGATTTAGCTCAATTGAACAAAGAGCACCTAGTCAATTCTGAATCGAATTATTGTTTTGGAGAAGGAGGTGCAGGAACTTATTCTGACGGAAAATTATATACTCGTTCGAAAAAGCGCGGTGATGTTATGAAAGCGCTCAAGTGGTTTGTTCACTTTGGTGCGCATGAAGATATCATTGTAGATGCGCATCCACATATTGGAACGAATAAATTGCCACAAATCATCGTTTCTATGCGCGATTGCATCATTGATTTTGGAGGTGAAGTGCATTTTGAATCCAAATTGACAGATCTTGAAATCGCCGATGGAGCAATTTGCTCGATTACAATCAATGAAAAACATAAATTTGAAGCAAAGGCGGTTATTTTCGCAACAGGTCATTCTGCGCGAGATATTTTCTATTTGTTTCAGTCTAAAAGGATTGCAATACAGGCAAAAGCGTTTGCGTTGGGAGTTCGAGTAGAGCATTCACAAGATTTAATAGATGAAATCCAATATCACGGAAGACATAACGATGAGTTTTTACCACCAGCGTCCTATGCATTAGTGACTCAAGTTGCTGATAAAGGAGTGTATTCATTTTGCATGTGTCCTGGAGGAATTATTGCTCCATGTGCCACTGAAAATGGAGAAGTAGTAACGAATGGTTGGTCTCCTTCCAAGCGAAATAATCCTACTTCAAATTCAGGAATCGTGGTGAGTGTAGAGCCAACAGAACTGCCTAATTATACTTCGGATAATCCACTTGTTAGTTTAGAGTTTCAGCAAGAAGTGGAGAGGAATTGTTGGAAGGCCGCAGGAAGTACTCAAGCTGTTCCTGCTCAAAGATTGAAGGATTTTGTAGAAGGAAAGAAGTCTAAGGATTTTCCTAGAACATCTTATCAGCCTGGAATCATTTCGGTTGATTTAAATACCGTTTTACCAGATTTTATTGCTTCGAGATTGAGAAAGGCTTTCGTAGATTTCGACCGAAAAATGCGCGGTTTTTTGACTAATGATGCAGTTCTTCATGCTCCCGAATCTCGAACATCTAGCCCTGTTTCAGTTCCTAGAGACAATGAAACCTGTATGAGTGTGAATACAAAAGGAGTTTTTCCGTGTGGAGAAGGTGCTGGCTATGCTGGTGGAATTATTTCTGCAGCAATTGATGGAATGAAGTGTGTGGAGGCGGTTAAAGTATACTACGACAAATAA
- a CDS encoding winged helix-turn-helix domain-containing protein — MLGKINPTFSLLIIGLFVIGSVLHGQENTNEGIMKAHLRKIGHELLLLANDSTSRVLPIEKKDGVFRVGFASEFQLNPENLTTIINSELKDLPIINNYLVEVQSCNSKEVVYSYQYKTSDVLDRPSCGGRLLPKACYNLVFTIWESKVSISETSFQSNQKMKWILIGVFISISLGVSWFLFQWKKKRPDVEKSTDLIGIGSFQFDPIQMKLIHPDGEYELTGKEVDLLAQLYNSVNQIVDRDVILQTVWGDDGDYIGRTLDVFISKLRKKLEADSTVRILNIRGVGYKLVVG, encoded by the coding sequence ATGCTCGGAAAAATAAATCCAACATTTTCTTTACTGATAATTGGACTCTTTGTAATAGGTTCTGTTTTGCATGGCCAAGAAAACACAAATGAAGGAATAATGAAAGCTCACTTGCGAAAAATTGGACACGAGCTCCTGCTTTTGGCCAATGATAGTACTTCGCGAGTTTTACCAATTGAGAAAAAAGATGGGGTTTTTAGGGTGGGATTTGCTTCTGAATTTCAACTCAATCCAGAAAACTTGACGACAATTATAAACTCTGAACTGAAAGATCTGCCAATAATCAATAACTACTTGGTCGAAGTACAATCTTGTAATTCTAAAGAGGTCGTCTATAGTTATCAGTATAAAACTTCCGATGTTTTAGATCGGCCTTCTTGTGGTGGAAGACTACTGCCAAAAGCTTGCTATAACTTGGTCTTTACCATTTGGGAATCCAAAGTTTCCATTTCAGAAACCTCTTTCCAGTCAAACCAAAAGATGAAATGGATTTTGATTGGCGTGTTCATTTCCATTTCTCTAGGAGTTAGTTGGTTCCTTTTTCAATGGAAAAAGAAAAGACCAGATGTTGAAAAATCAACAGACTTGATTGGTATTGGAAGTTTTCAATTTGATCCCATTCAAATGAAATTGATTCATCCTGATGGAGAATATGAATTAACAGGAAAAGAGGTTGATTTACTTGCGCAACTTTATAATTCAGTCAATCAAATTGTAGATCGAGATGTGATTTTACAAACTGTTTGGGGAGATGATGGCGATTATATTGGTAGAACATTGGACGTCTTTATTTCCAAATTGCGTAAAAAATTGGAAGCTGATTCAACTGTTAGAATCTTGAATATTCGTGGAGTGGGATACAAGTTGGTGGTTGGATAG
- a CDS encoding pyridoxal phosphate-dependent aminotransferase, producing MIQLSNRVLEMEESATLAMSRKSRELRAQGKDIISLSLGEPDFHTPDFIKQAAAEAMEQNFTTYTPVPGYDDLRDAIANKFNRDNGIPYKREHIVVSTGAKQSIANLVMAVINPGDEVIIPAPYWVSYAEIVKVAGGVPVVVATTIESDFKFTPDQFRKAISPKTKMMMFSSPCNPTGTVYTKEELRALADVVKENPSIIVMSDEIYEHINFVGHNHSMAQFEDVREQIVTVNGVSKAWAMTGWRVGYIGAPKDIADACNKIQGQFTSGTCSIAQRATIAAVNADPVVLKDMVKAFENRRALVLDALDKMPGVKTNKPGGAFYVFPDVSSFFGKKNKNTTIQSAEDLCMYLLDKGVALVSGEAFGDANCMRISYAASEETLTEAMKRVANALAELN from the coding sequence ATGATTCAATTATCAAATCGTGTATTGGAAATGGAAGAGTCGGCTACCTTGGCGATGTCTCGAAAAAGTAGAGAACTTCGCGCCCAAGGAAAAGACATTATTTCATTGAGTTTGGGAGAGCCCGATTTTCATACTCCAGATTTTATTAAACAAGCCGCCGCAGAGGCAATGGAGCAGAATTTCACCACTTATACTCCAGTTCCTGGTTATGATGATTTGAGAGATGCAATTGCAAACAAGTTTAATCGAGATAATGGGATTCCGTATAAACGAGAGCATATCGTTGTTTCTACAGGAGCAAAACAATCGATTGCTAATTTGGTGATGGCTGTAATTAATCCTGGAGATGAGGTCATTATTCCTGCTCCATATTGGGTTTCTTATGCTGAAATCGTAAAGGTTGCTGGTGGTGTTCCAGTTGTAGTTGCCACAACCATTGAAAGTGATTTCAAATTTACACCAGATCAATTTCGAAAAGCCATTTCTCCGAAAACGAAGATGATGATGTTTTCCTCTCCATGTAATCCTACTGGAACAGTTTACACGAAGGAAGAATTGAGAGCTTTAGCAGATGTTGTGAAAGAAAACCCGAGTATTATTGTCATGTCTGATGAGATTTACGAACATATAAATTTCGTAGGTCACAATCATTCGATGGCTCAATTTGAAGATGTTCGAGAGCAAATCGTTACCGTAAATGGTGTTTCGAAAGCTTGGGCAATGACTGGTTGGAGGGTTGGATACATTGGTGCTCCAAAAGATATTGCTGATGCCTGTAATAAAATTCAAGGTCAGTTTACTTCGGGAACCTGTTCAATTGCACAAAGAGCAACAATAGCAGCTGTAAATGCAGATCCTGTTGTTTTGAAGGACATGGTGAAAGCGTTTGAAAATAGACGTGCTTTAGTATTAGATGCATTGGATAAGATGCCAGGGGTAAAAACGAATAAGCCAGGTGGAGCATTTTACGTATTTCCAGATGTTTCTAGCTTTTTTGGCAAGAAAAATAAGAATACAACAATCCAAAGTGCAGAAGATTTATGTATGTACTTGCTAGATAAAGGTGTTGCACTTGTTTCAGGAGAAGCATTTGGAGATGCAAATTGTATGCGTATTTCGTATGCAGCATCAGAAGAAACATTGACAGAAGCAATGAAAAGGGTTGCAAATGCTTTAGCAGAATTGAATTAA
- a CDS encoding ligand-binding sensor domain-containing protein, whose protein sequence is MKLFFIGITVITFLYSAQSVTIKKSIINIPQSKNWDDSLMYGPQLPCYYSNAISEYIRRVFQDSKGNLWFGTNTDGLALYNGKNLSYINTNQGLSGSQITGIIEDTEGNMWFSTNNGVTKYDQKNYMIFGEKEGLSHNSVWSIFQDSKGTIWVGTLTGLCRFNGKVFDPLPIPNTEQIWIRSITEDYQGNLWFGTAGKGAFKFDGTTFHRFSKENGLCSNDLTTILVDKKGTVWFGSMDGGLSLYNGKDFTTINSDNGIGNNEVWTIYEDPKGAIWFSSEGFGVYRYINEKLTHFGEKEGFHMRAVQAIFQDREGRLWLGGGNGLYRSNGEVFEPVTKNGPWEDPC, encoded by the coding sequence ATGAAATTATTTTTTATTGGGATAACTGTAATCACATTTCTTTACAGTGCGCAATCCGTAACGATTAAAAAGTCAATCATCAATATTCCTCAATCGAAGAACTGGGATGATAGCCTCATGTACGGACCTCAACTTCCTTGTTATTACTCGAATGCTATCAGCGAATACATCCGTCGTGTTTTTCAAGATAGCAAAGGAAACCTCTGGTTTGGAACAAATACAGATGGACTTGCTTTGTATAACGGGAAAAATCTTTCTTATATAAATACAAATCAAGGATTAAGCGGTTCGCAGATTACTGGAATTATTGAAGACACAGAAGGAAACATGTGGTTTTCAACGAACAATGGAGTCACCAAATATGATCAAAAAAACTACATGATTTTTGGAGAGAAAGAGGGCTTAAGTCATAATAGTGTTTGGAGTATTTTTCAGGACAGTAAAGGAACCATTTGGGTAGGAACGTTGACTGGATTGTGCAGATTTAATGGAAAAGTATTTGACCCCCTTCCAATACCGAATACTGAACAAATTTGGATTCGTTCAATCACCGAAGACTATCAAGGCAACCTTTGGTTTGGAACAGCAGGGAAAGGAGCATTTAAATTTGACGGAACAACATTTCATCGATTTTCTAAAGAAAACGGTTTATGTTCTAACGATTTAACAACAATATTAGTCGACAAAAAAGGAACTGTTTGGTTTGGCTCAATGGATGGCGGATTAAGCCTTTACAATGGAAAAGATTTTACGACAATTAACTCAGACAACGGAATCGGCAACAATGAGGTTTGGACAATCTACGAAGATCCAAAAGGAGCAATTTGGTTTTCATCCGAAGGCTTTGGAGTTTACCGATACATCAATGAAAAGCTTACTCATTTTGGAGAAAAAGAAGGTTTTCATATGCGAGCAGTACAAGCTATTTTTCAAGATCGTGAAGGAAGACTTTGGCTTGGAGGAGGAAATGGCTTGTATCGTTCAAATGGAGAAGTATTTGAACCTGTAACCAAAAACGGCCCTTGGGAAGATCCGTGTTAA